Proteins encoded in a region of the Candidatus Methylomirabilota bacterium genome:
- a CDS encoding 4-coumarate--CoA ligase family protein, whose translation MISTSPPVTIPDVTITDYVLRHAARLGDKPALVDGPTGRTLTYRQLLDGARRTAAGLARRGFGKGDVFAIYCPNLPEYAVVFLGVALAGGVNTTVNPLYTADELANQLNDSGARLLVTVPPFLDKAKAAAARSRVEEIFVFGAAEGARPFTDLLQSGDAPPAITMNPAEDLVALPYSSGTTGLPKGVMLTHRNLVANLRQCEGMQNFETFGERDVTIAVLPFFHIYGMVVIMMLGLSGGGTILVMPRFDMMEFLSFVQKYRVTVLPLVPPIVLGLVKHPAVAQFDLSSVRLVFSGAAPLGEEMARALSAKLGCPVVQGYGMTEASPVTHLSPTLNSPFKPGSAGKIVPSTEVKIVEVGSDRDAELPVGKEGELWIRGPQIMKGYLNRPEETAESIDRDGWYHTGDVGYVDEEGYFFIVDRTKELIKYKGLQVAPAELEALLLTHPAILDAAVVRRADEEAGEVPKAYVVLKPDDASKTTTGEAIMGWVAQRVAPHKRIRHLEFIEQIPKSASGKILRRVLIDREKSR comes from the coding sequence ATGATCTCGACCAGCCCTCCCGTGACCATTCCCGACGTGACCATCACCGACTATGTGCTGCGCCACGCCGCGCGGCTCGGCGACAAGCCCGCGCTGGTGGACGGGCCGACCGGACGGACGCTGACCTATCGCCAGCTCCTCGACGGAGCCCGCCGGACCGCGGCCGGCCTCGCCCGGCGGGGCTTCGGCAAGGGCGACGTCTTCGCGATCTACTGCCCGAACCTGCCCGAGTACGCGGTGGTGTTCCTGGGCGTGGCCCTGGCCGGCGGCGTCAACACCACGGTCAACCCGCTCTACACCGCCGACGAGCTGGCCAACCAGCTCAACGACTCGGGCGCGCGGTTGCTCGTCACGGTGCCGCCGTTCCTCGACAAGGCGAAGGCGGCGGCGGCGCGGAGCCGCGTCGAGGAGATCTTCGTCTTCGGGGCCGCCGAAGGGGCTCGGCCCTTCACCGATCTCCTGCAGTCGGGCGACGCGCCGCCCGCGATCACCATGAATCCGGCCGAGGACCTGGTCGCCCTGCCGTACTCCAGCGGCACCACCGGGCTGCCCAAGGGCGTGATGCTGACCCACCGCAACCTGGTGGCCAATCTCCGCCAGTGCGAGGGCATGCAGAACTTCGAGACCTTCGGCGAGCGGGACGTCACGATTGCGGTGCTGCCGTTCTTCCACATCTACGGCATGGTCGTGATCATGATGCTGGGCCTCTCGGGGGGCGGCACGATCCTGGTGATGCCGCGGTTCGACATGATGGAGTTCCTCAGCTTCGTGCAGAAGTACCGGGTGACCGTCCTCCCGCTGGTGCCGCCCATCGTGCTGGGCCTCGTGAAGCACCCCGCGGTCGCGCAGTTCGATCTCTCGAGCGTGCGGCTCGTGTTCTCGGGTGCCGCCCCGCTCGGCGAGGAGATGGCCCGCGCGCTCAGCGCGAAGCTCGGCTGCCCGGTGGTGCAGGGTTACGGCATGACCGAGGCGAGCCCGGTCACACACCTGAGCCCCACGCTCAACTCGCCGTTCAAGCCAGGCTCGGCCGGGAAGATCGTGCCGAGCACCGAGGTGAAGATCGTCGAGGTCGGATCGGACCGCGACGCGGAGCTGCCGGTGGGCAAGGAGGGCGAGCTGTGGATCCGCGGGCCGCAGATCATGAAGGGCTATCTCAACCGGCCCGAGGAGACCGCGGAGAGCATCGACCGTGACGGCTGGTATCACACCGGCGACGTCGGTTACGTCGACGAGGAAGGCTACTTCTTCATCGTCGACCGCACCAAGGAGCTGATCAAGTACAAGGGGCTGCAGGTCGCGCCCGCCGAGCTGGAGGCGCTGCTGCTCACCCACCCGGCCATCCTCGACGCGGCGGTGGTGCGCCGGGCCGACGAGGAAGCGGGCGAGGTGCCCAAGGCCTACGTGGTCCTCAAGCCCGACGACGCCTCGAAGACGACCACCGGTGAGGCGATCATGGGATGGGTGGCCCAGCGGGTGGCGCCCCACAAGCGCATCCGTCACCTCGAGTTCATCGAGCAGATCCCCAAGTCGGCCTCCGGCAAGATCCTCCGCCGCGTGCTGATCGATCGCGAGAAGTCGCGGTAG
- a CDS encoding uroporphyrinogen decarboxylase family protein — MNKIERVRAALAGRPVDRAPFSVWYHFGTQHAPAERAAQVHLEFFEHYDLDLLKLMNDYDYPMPDGMEVIATAADLGRLRPFDPAQTPLGTQLRTVELVARALRDRALFVDTVFNAWNTLKRNLVREAMPTLMAEQPKAVEEALAVVNDNLIRYAQASLSRGAAGIFLSVPATAESLTPEQYERFMRPFDLAFLEAIRGRGECHVLHAHGERLYLDRLLDYPVHALSWADLNGGPTVAEARRRTSLTLMTGLDHVKLAESSAALVRDGVRRALAAGGATRFILAPGCSVPTYTYPPLLHAARDESARDLPR, encoded by the coding sequence GTGAACAAGATCGAGCGGGTGCGCGCGGCCCTCGCCGGCCGGCCGGTGGACCGGGCTCCCTTCTCGGTCTGGTATCACTTCGGCACGCAGCACGCGCCGGCCGAGCGGGCCGCGCAGGTGCACCTCGAGTTCTTCGAGCACTACGACCTCGATCTGCTCAAGCTGATGAACGACTACGACTACCCCATGCCGGACGGCATGGAGGTGATCGCCACCGCGGCCGACCTCGGTCGGCTGCGCCCGTTCGATCCGGCGCAGACGCCGCTCGGCACCCAGCTGCGGACCGTCGAGCTGGTGGCCCGGGCCCTCCGTGACCGGGCGCTGTTCGTGGACACCGTGTTCAACGCTTGGAACACGCTCAAGCGCAACCTCGTGCGCGAGGCCATGCCGACCCTGATGGCCGAGCAGCCCAAGGCGGTCGAGGAGGCGCTGGCCGTCGTCAACGACAACCTGATCCGCTACGCCCAGGCCAGCCTGTCGCGCGGCGCGGCCGGCATCTTCCTCTCGGTGCCCGCGACCGCGGAGAGCCTGACGCCCGAGCAGTACGAGCGCTTCATGCGGCCCTTCGACCTGGCCTTCCTCGAGGCGATCCGCGGACGCGGCGAGTGCCACGTGCTGCACGCCCACGGCGAGCGGCTCTATCTCGACCGGCTCCTCGACTACCCGGTGCACGCCCTGTCCTGGGCCGACCTCAACGGCGGCCCCACGGTCGCCGAGGCGCGCCGGCGCACCTCGCTCACCCTGATGACCGGGCTCGATCACGTGAAGTTGGCCGAGAGCTCGGCGGCGCTCGTGCGCGACGGCGTCCGGCGCGCCCTCGCGGCCGGCGGGGCCACGCGCTTCATCCTCGCACCGGGCTGCTCGGTGCCGACCTACACGTATCCCCCGCTGCTCCACGCCGCGCGCGACGAATCCGCGAGGGATCTGCCTCGGTGA
- a CDS encoding DedA family protein, whose amino-acid sequence MATWSAGLEVLIRDRSLVHIGLFLTALIDATGLPFPGRALLVAAGATMATGWSDVFTMTLAAALGATSGDHVWYAAGRLGAGDRITALYCRLSLASGRCEQRARSRFERFGPLAIVIGRFVAGVRFVAAPLAGSGAMSYPRYLLYELLGALVWSGLLIALGYALGTPGRALMARFGSGPILAILIALALAPLVIVLVRLLRRRRHGPGGRFARDAGV is encoded by the coding sequence ATGGCCACCTGGTCGGCCGGCCTCGAGGTTCTGATCCGCGATCGGAGCCTGGTTCACATCGGGCTCTTCCTCACCGCGCTCATCGACGCCACCGGCCTCCCCTTCCCGGGCCGCGCCCTCCTGGTGGCCGCCGGCGCGACCATGGCCACCGGGTGGAGCGACGTCTTCACCATGACCCTGGCCGCCGCGCTGGGCGCCACCAGCGGCGATCACGTCTGGTACGCGGCGGGACGACTGGGCGCCGGGGACCGGATCACCGCGCTCTACTGCCGGCTCTCGCTCGCCTCCGGTCGCTGCGAGCAGCGCGCGCGCTCGCGCTTCGAGCGCTTCGGTCCCCTCGCCATCGTGATCGGGCGCTTCGTGGCCGGCGTTCGCTTCGTCGCCGCGCCGCTCGCCGGCAGCGGCGCCATGTCGTATCCGCGCTATCTCCTCTACGAGCTCCTGGGCGCGCTCGTCTGGTCCGGGCTGCTGATCGCCCTGGGCTACGCCCTCGGCACGCCGGGACGCGCGCTCATGGCCCGCTTCGGCAGCGGCCCGATCCTGGCCATCCTGATCGCGCTCGCCCTGGCGCCCCTCGTCATCGTGCTGGTGCGTCTGCTTCGCCGGCGCCGTCACGGGCCGGGCGGCCGCTTTGCCCGCGACGCCGGCGTCTAG
- a CDS encoding MBL fold metallo-hydrolase produces the protein MPITVRFVGSGDSFGSGGRFQTCIVVDGPACRFAIDFGTSSLIALAQQGIEPNSLDAILLSHLHGDHCGGVPFLLIDAMLAARRTRPLTVAGPRALRARMDAIREALFPGSGLMTPKFPLEWIEMEPGRPHRVLDLTVTPERARHTEETNPTALRVTVGDRVIAYTGDTEWTDEVARAARNADLLIAESYFYDKPVKWHLNYPDIRAHASRVGARHLILTHMSREMLAHAATVPEECAHDGLVVTV, from the coding sequence ATGCCCATCACGGTTCGCTTCGTCGGCTCGGGAGACTCCTTCGGCAGCGGCGGGCGCTTCCAGACCTGCATCGTGGTCGACGGGCCGGCCTGCCGCTTCGCGATCGACTTCGGGACCTCGTCGCTGATCGCGCTGGCCCAGCAGGGCATCGAGCCCAATTCGCTCGACGCGATCCTGCTCAGCCACCTCCACGGTGATCACTGCGGCGGAGTGCCGTTCCTCCTGATCGACGCGATGCTGGCGGCCCGCCGCACGCGGCCCCTCACCGTGGCGGGCCCCCGCGCGCTGCGCGCGCGCATGGACGCGATCCGCGAGGCGCTCTTCCCGGGCTCGGGCCTCATGACGCCGAAGTTCCCGCTCGAGTGGATCGAGATGGAGCCGGGCCGGCCCCATCGAGTGCTCGATCTGACCGTCACGCCCGAGCGGGCGCGCCACACCGAGGAGACCAACCCGACCGCGCTACGCGTGACGGTGGGGGACCGGGTGATCGCCTACACCGGCGACACCGAGTGGACCGACGAGGTCGCCCGCGCCGCGCGCAACGCCGACCTGCTCATCGCGGAGTCCTACTTCTACGACAAGCCGGTGAAGTGGCACCTGAACTACCCCGATATCCGCGCCCACGCCTCGCGCGTCGGTGCCCGCCACCTCATCCTGACCCACATGAGTCGGGAGATGCTGGCCCACGCGGCCACCGTGCCGGAGGAGTGCGCCCACGACGGCCTCGTGGTCACCGTCTAG
- a CDS encoding GIY-YIG nuclease family protein, whose translation MRPFDRKFGAGFLAAVPAAPGIYRFHGEHGGLLYVGKAVNLRRRLAQYRLAGRRKQERKRRALVKAAARITWEVCESPLAAALEEIRLIQSLRPPRNVASAYPFLYPYIGLAADGDELYFCLTTSPEAFPAVEFHGAFRSREITREAFFALSLLLRYVGHPVPRHRCHRLGRARHSHVRGFRRLPAGSLAAWSGLLRGESRAALEALALRLVDHAGARARKREIQESLSAVKRFFEEEAGALARVRAATGFEPYPVPQRDRDLLFARCRLDPLHA comes from the coding sequence GTGCGGCCCTTCGACCGGAAGTTCGGCGCCGGCTTCCTGGCCGCGGTGCCCGCCGCGCCCGGAATCTACCGCTTCCACGGCGAGCACGGCGGCCTCCTCTACGTCGGCAAGGCGGTCAACCTGCGGCGGCGGCTCGCGCAGTACCGCCTGGCCGGACGGCGCAAGCAGGAGCGCAAGCGCCGGGCGCTCGTGAAAGCGGCCGCGCGCATCACCTGGGAGGTCTGCGAGTCGCCGCTGGCCGCCGCGCTCGAGGAGATCCGGCTCATCCAGTCGCTGCGGCCGCCGCGGAACGTGGCCAGCGCCTACCCGTTCCTCTATCCCTACATCGGCCTGGCCGCCGACGGCGACGAGCTGTACTTCTGTCTGACGACCTCGCCCGAGGCCTTCCCGGCCGTCGAGTTCCACGGCGCCTTCCGCTCCCGCGAGATCACCCGCGAGGCGTTCTTCGCGCTGTCGCTCCTGCTCCGCTACGTCGGCCATCCGGTGCCGCGTCACCGCTGCCACCGCCTGGGCCGCGCGCGGCACTCCCACGTGCGCGGGTTCCGCCGCCTGCCCGCGGGCAGCCTGGCCGCCTGGAGCGGCCTCCTCCGCGGCGAGTCCCGCGCCGCGCTGGAGGCGCTCGCGCTGCGCCTGGTGGACCACGCGGGCGCGCGGGCCCGGAAGCGCGAGATCCAGGAGTCGCTCTCGGCCGTCAAGCGCTTCTTCGAGGAGGAGGCCGGCGCCCTGGCCCGGGTACGCGCGGCCACCGGCTTTGAGCCGTATCCGGTCCCGCAGCGAGACCGCGATCTGCTGTTCGCGCGCTGTCGCCTCGACCCGCTCCACGCCTGA
- a CDS encoding response regulator yields the protein MPEERPARRILIVDDDEALREVLATALSGEGREIDGASDGTVALALLEQQPYDLVLSDLRMPCVDGPTLYETLRTRHHFPVRFATKLPRVIFMTGNASEHTEFLRGTTDPILEKPFPLRVIRQMVTVLLAASS from the coding sequence ATGCCCGAAGAGCGTCCGGCCCGCCGCATCCTCATCGTCGACGACGACGAGGCCCTCCGCGAAGTCCTCGCGACCGCGCTGTCGGGCGAGGGCCGTGAGATCGACGGGGCCAGCGACGGCACCGTGGCGCTGGCCCTGCTCGAGCAGCAGCCCTACGACCTGGTGCTGAGCGATCTGCGGATGCCGTGCGTCGACGGCCCCACGCTCTACGAGACCCTCCGGACCCGCCACCACTTCCCGGTGCGCTTCGCCACGAAGCTGCCGCGGGTGATCTTCATGACCGGCAACGCCTCGGAGCACACCGAGTTCCTCCGCGGCACGACCGATCCGATCCTCGAGAAGCCGTTCCCCCTGCGGGTGATACGACAGATGGTGACCGTCCTGCTGGCCGCCTCGTCGTAG
- a CDS encoding HAMP domain-containing sensor histidine kinase, which produces MRLAPKIFLVAALVIAVLSVAVGWSALTVERLVTANQDIAARSVPAMRLQAALRESAGSLVRLETRALVLRDADYAAAWSRRAARLAEDLTALGARLETDRERAAYRTLQSAIDEYLRHVEAERHLAASGRAAAALRIAEGPARAAIQRAETALDEMAAATEAALERSQARARALEVSTWRAVAMALLTSVAVALGASALLAYRMTRSLGRLTVATASLAAGTWNGPMATEGRDEIGDLGRSFNRMAARLQEVDRLKEEFFSHISHDLRNPLAAIRLAAETSLERARAAGDSRQARFAYLIDASAARMLSLVNQILDFTRLRANAVPLDRRPVDVLKTVVRAMDEMRPLAEEKRVRVDLAADGGDFTALAEEGSLVRVVVNLLGNAIAFTPASGAVALRLTEDGHRLELQVRDTGVGIPADALPWIFEPYRQAHGPARGTGLGLAVVKGLVGAHGGTVRVESEPGQGSCFTVTIPKAEAAA; this is translated from the coding sequence ATGCGCCTCGCCCCCAAGATCTTCCTCGTCGCCGCCCTCGTCATCGCGGTGCTGTCCGTCGCGGTCGGCTGGAGCGCGCTCACCGTCGAGCGGCTGGTCACCGCGAACCAGGACATCGCCGCCCGCTCGGTGCCCGCCATGCGCTTGCAGGCCGCGCTGCGCGAGTCGGCCGGCAGCCTGGTGCGGCTCGAGACCCGCGCGCTGGTGCTGCGGGACGCTGACTACGCGGCGGCCTGGAGCCGGCGCGCGGCCCGCCTGGCCGAGGACCTCACCGCGCTCGGCGCGCGCCTGGAGACCGACCGCGAGCGCGCCGCGTACCGCACCCTCCAGTCCGCGATCGACGAGTACCTCCGGCACGTCGAGGCCGAGCGGCACCTCGCGGCGAGCGGCCGGGCCGCGGCGGCGCTGCGGATCGCGGAGGGACCGGCCCGCGCGGCCATCCAGCGCGCCGAGACCGCGCTCGACGAGATGGCCGCGGCCACCGAGGCCGCGCTGGAGCGGTCGCAGGCGCGGGCCCGCGCGCTGGAGGTGTCGACGTGGCGCGCCGTCGCGATGGCGCTGCTGACCAGCGTGGCAGTCGCCCTCGGGGCCAGCGCGCTGCTCGCCTACCGGATGACGCGGTCGCTGGGACGGCTCACGGTGGCCACCGCATCGCTCGCGGCGGGGACGTGGAACGGGCCGATGGCCACCGAGGGCCGCGACGAGATCGGAGACCTCGGGCGATCGTTCAACCGCATGGCGGCGCGGCTGCAGGAAGTCGACCGGCTCAAGGAGGAGTTCTTCTCGCACATCTCGCACGACCTGCGCAATCCGCTCGCCGCCATCCGGCTCGCCGCCGAGACCTCGCTCGAGCGTGCCCGCGCCGCCGGCGACTCGCGTCAGGCCCGCTTCGCCTACCTCATCGATGCGAGCGCGGCGCGCATGCTGAGCCTGGTCAACCAGATCCTCGACTTCACGCGGCTGCGCGCGAACGCGGTGCCGCTCGACCGCCGCCCGGTGGACGTGCTGAAGACGGTGGTCCGCGCCATGGACGAGATGCGGCCCCTCGCCGAGGAGAAGCGGGTGCGGGTGGATCTGGCCGCCGACGGCGGCGACTTCACCGCCCTGGCCGAGGAGGGCAGCCTGGTGCGCGTGGTCGTCAACCTGCTGGGCAACGCCATCGCGTTCACGCCCGCGAGCGGCGCGGTGGCGCTGCGCCTGACCGAGGACGGCCATCGCCTCGAGCTGCAGGTGCGCGACACCGGCGTGGGCATTCCGGCCGACGCCTTGCCGTGGATCTTCGAGCCCTACCGTCAGGCCCACGGCCCGGCCAGGGGCACCGGGCTCGGCCTGGCGGTGGTGAAAGGTCTCGTGGGCGCGCACGGCGGCACGGTGCGCGTCGAGTCCGAGCCGGGCCAGGGCAGCTGCTTCACGGTGACGATCCCGAAGGCGGAGGCGGCGGCGTGA
- a CDS encoding tetratricopeptide repeat protein yields MRASRWLLVPAMLLAAGCAAARPSPWIADARETTGGSRDAARLVARADELVERGQPQAAMAIYERVVREHAQNPEAAAALYGLGRLQADPAGRLRNYRAAHATFSRLIAGHPGSRWEPEARAWRAVLADLIAREDEAARLRTQIERLRRTDLDLERRH; encoded by the coding sequence GTGAGGGCGAGCCGCTGGCTCCTCGTGCCCGCGATGCTCCTCGCGGCCGGCTGCGCCGCCGCGCGCCCCTCGCCGTGGATCGCGGACGCGCGCGAGACCACCGGCGGCTCGCGGGACGCCGCCCGCCTCGTGGCCCGCGCCGACGAGCTGGTCGAGCGTGGTCAGCCGCAGGCCGCGATGGCAATCTACGAGCGCGTGGTGCGCGAGCATGCCCAGAACCCCGAGGCGGCCGCGGCGCTCTACGGCCTGGGTCGCCTGCAGGCCGATCCCGCCGGCCGGCTCCGCAACTACCGCGCCGCGCACGCCACGTTCTCTCGCCTGATCGCGGGCCATCCGGGCAGCCGCTGGGAGCCGGAGGCGCGAGCCTGGCGCGCGGTGCTCGCCGATCTGATCGCGCGCGAGGACGAGGCGGCGCGGCTCCGGACGCAGATCGAGCGGCTCCGCCGCACCGACCTCGATCTGGAGCGACGCCACTGA
- a CDS encoding ABC transporter ATP-binding protein: MARIRIEHLWKRYGPVEAVRDLSLVCPDGLLLALLGPSGCGKTSTLKMLAGIEDVSAGAIYFDERPVTGLAAGARNVAMVFEDYALYPHLTVAQNIAFPLEIRKQPAQAIRRATDAVIALLGLEALRDTGVRTLSGGAQQRVGIGRALVRQPDVLLFDEPLSHLDGAQKSGLRAEIKRLQKEAGVTSVLVTHDQTEAMAMADQVAVLDQGVLQQVGTPDDLYERPANLFVAQFIGEPPMNLLPGRLERRGDRLVLHGASGELALPGFDVADGAHPDVVVGVRAEHLRLSDPAAGTGLAGAVFFREPRGDSDVVLVQVDGSDAAPLAVEVEPAAGWRAGDRVRVGMADARLHVFDSLHGTRR, from the coding sequence ATGGCGCGCATCCGGATCGAGCATCTCTGGAAGCGGTATGGGCCGGTGGAGGCCGTCCGCGATCTCAGCCTGGTATGCCCCGACGGCCTGCTGCTGGCGCTCCTCGGCCCGTCGGGATGCGGCAAGACCTCCACGCTCAAGATGCTCGCGGGCATCGAGGACGTGAGCGCGGGCGCGATCTATTTCGACGAGCGGCCGGTCACCGGCCTCGCCGCGGGCGCCCGCAACGTCGCGATGGTGTTCGAGGACTACGCGCTCTATCCGCACCTCACCGTCGCCCAGAACATCGCCTTCCCGCTCGAGATCCGGAAGCAGCCGGCTCAGGCGATTCGCCGCGCGACCGACGCGGTGATCGCCCTGCTCGGCCTCGAGGCCCTGCGGGACACCGGCGTGCGTACCCTGAGCGGCGGCGCTCAGCAGCGGGTCGGCATCGGTCGCGCGCTGGTGCGACAGCCCGACGTGCTCTTGTTCGACGAGCCGCTCAGTCACCTGGACGGGGCGCAGAAGAGCGGGCTGCGCGCGGAGATCAAGCGGCTGCAGAAGGAAGCCGGGGTGACCAGCGTGCTCGTGACCCACGACCAGACCGAGGCGATGGCGATGGCCGATCAGGTCGCGGTGCTGGATCAGGGCGTGCTCCAGCAGGTGGGAACGCCCGACGATCTCTACGAGCGGCCCGCGAACCTGTTCGTCGCCCAATTCATCGGCGAGCCGCCCATGAATCTCCTGCCCGGCCGGCTCGAGCGCCGCGGCGACCGCCTCGTGCTCCACGGCGCGAGCGGCGAGCTCGCGCTGCCCGGGTTCGACGTGGCGGACGGCGCGCACCCCGACGTGGTGGTCGGCGTGCGCGCCGAGCACCTGCGGCTGTCCGACCCGGCCGCCGGCACCGGGCTGGCCGGCGCGGTGTTCTTCCGCGAGCCCCGCGGTGACAGCGACGTGGTGCTCGTCCAGGTCGACGGATCGGACGCGGCGCCGCTCGCGGTCGAGGTGGAGCCGGCGGCCGGGTGGCGCGCGGGCGATCGGGTGCGGGTCGGCATGGCCGACGCGCGCCTCCACGTCTTCGACTCGCTCCACGGCACGCGCCGGTGA
- a CDS encoding ABC transporter ATP-binding protein, which produces MTLELEAIGQRWGDTQALDGVSLSVAPGEILGVTGPSGAGKSTLCRIVAGVQAPSRGEVCLDGQRVTRVPPERRRVAIMFESYALYPHLSVFDNVAFPLRAPGASTLSREGLAGRVREVLRFVELEHLERRRPAELSGGQRQRVALSRALVQDARAVVLDEPISHLDAKLRHTLRGAIRRHLARGAAPAIWTSPDAAEVLAVADRVAVLVAGRIRQVGAPGEIYRSPAHLDVARLVGDPPWNLLEGELVPGARGLAFHHRALTLPLPDDLRRRLEAGPAGRRVVLGLRPGELRIGPATGGAPARVWVWEPLGRYGILTVRLGDDVVRLRVERGRSFQPAEAVTLHLGSAEPRLFDATHGGAL; this is translated from the coding sequence GTGACGCTCGAGCTGGAGGCGATCGGTCAGCGCTGGGGCGACACCCAGGCGCTCGACGGCGTCAGCCTGTCGGTCGCGCCCGGCGAGATCCTCGGCGTGACCGGCCCCTCCGGCGCGGGCAAGTCCACCCTGTGCCGGATCGTGGCGGGCGTGCAGGCCCCGTCGCGCGGTGAGGTCTGCCTCGACGGACAGCGGGTGACTCGCGTGCCCCCCGAGCGGCGACGCGTCGCCATCATGTTCGAGTCGTACGCCCTCTACCCGCACCTGTCGGTCTTCGACAACGTCGCCTTCCCGCTCCGGGCGCCGGGGGCGTCGACCCTGTCCCGCGAAGGGCTGGCCGGGCGCGTCCGCGAGGTTCTGCGGTTCGTCGAGCTGGAGCATCTGGAGCGCCGACGGCCCGCAGAGCTGTCGGGCGGTCAGCGCCAGCGGGTGGCCCTCAGCCGGGCGCTCGTGCAGGACGCGCGGGCCGTCGTCCTCGACGAGCCGATCTCCCATCTCGACGCCAAGCTGCGGCATACGCTGCGCGGGGCCATCCGCCGACACCTCGCCCGTGGCGCCGCGCCCGCGATCTGGACCTCGCCCGACGCCGCCGAGGTGCTGGCGGTCGCCGACCGCGTCGCGGTCCTCGTGGCCGGCCGGATCCGCCAGGTCGGCGCGCCCGGCGAGATCTACCGATCGCCGGCCCACCTGGACGTGGCGCGCCTCGTGGGCGATCCGCCCTGGAACCTCCTCGAGGGCGAGCTCGTCCCGGGCGCCCGCGGGCTCGCGTTCCACCACCGCGCCCTGACCCTGCCGCTGCCGGACGATCTCCGGCGGCGCCTCGAGGCGGGGCCGGCCGGCCGCCGCGTCGTGCTGGGACTGAGACCCGGCGAGCTCCGGATCGGCCCGGCGACCGGCGGAGCGCCGGCGCGTGTCTGGGTGTGGGAGCCGCTCGGGCGGTATGGCATCCTCACGGTGCGGCTCGGCGACGATGTGGTGCGTCTGCGGGTGGAGCGCGGGCGCTCGTTCCAGCCGGCCGAGGCGGTGACGCTTCATCTCGGGTCCGCGGAGCCGCGGCTGTTCGACGCGACGCACGGAGGAGCGCTGTAG